The DNA region ggtttatgggtttgggaatgagggaatgaattcattttcaaaccttgtatttggttgatcggaatggaatcaagattttggaatgaaacccaaaaacttgggtatggatgaaactcacctaAAAACTTGGCCTTTGGATTTTGATGGAATAGGAATATGAATTAAGTTTTAGATAAAAATACACTCTTagcatcacactttctctcccattatacactttctccttattttctcatcgtgctttctctctcatcgtactttctctctcctcaatctctcttagcatactctctctcattattttctctcatcatagtttctcactcttcattctctctcatcacacactatctctttattttctctaatcacactttctctctcatcatactttctctccccccagtctctcattttctctcatcatactttctctctcttcatttttcccatcactctttctctctcaacccactttctctctcattatactttctctctcctcactttttcattttctctcataatactttctctctctttattttttccatcactctttctctctcagcatactttctctctcctcaatctctcattatactttctctctctttattgtttcccatcactctttctctctcaacccactttctctctcatcatactttctctctcctcactctttcatgttctctcataatactttctctctcttcattttttcccatcacactttctctctcagcacactttctctctcatcatactttttctcttcgcaatctctcctatcatgcactctctcctcattttctctcatcatactttctctctgtTCATTTTTTCCCaaaacactttctctctcatcatttccTTTCAtgatatgtttctctcacattcaactttctctcccatctaattttttctcttgttttcttgtaagggtaaaaaaaaaaatttaggttcattccgattgaaaatatttaactaaccaaacatcatttttaaaaatgatatccaagctcatactcattcccattccataatactatgatacctaTTCTCATTCCAATTCTTAagagagaaccaaacgcccccttaatgatgatattgCATGGGGTCCGTTCTTGAGGCTGATCTTTATAGCTTTTAGGAAAATTGTTTAACTTAATGATGATATTGCACTGGGTCAGCTCTTTCGATCGAAAATTTACTTTCATTTTACTAACAACTAGGTGTATAATCATTGATATTATAATATCATTCCTGCTGGGTCTCTGGTTGAATAGCAGATTTATTATAATGAGATAAGGATTAATAATGAGATAAGGATAATTAATTCCCAACGAGTGTATACCcttgaaaaaaaaacttcttcCGCCCTCTAACCAATTGACGGTCAACTATAAACTGACCCCGTAATTTACATCGTTCACATAACCTAGGGAAGAGATATGAGGGACACCTACGGTTAGCATAAACACCTTTTCCTATAATTGATATTATGATATTCCATCCCACGGATGTAGGGCAGTTGGTACTCAAATGACAGATTTATTGGATTGGGCACGAGTagaatattctagggattttatCATCCTAAAGTATGTCCTTTCACCTAGGAGGCCGATGTATCATAATTTATCTATCTGTGTGTTGTTGTAGAATCCATGATAGTGTTTGAGAGGAATGAAATCACTGGATTGATATTATAATATCCTTAGATACCAGTTGAATATTCCAAGGTTAGAGTTCATGCCGTATTGGGAATATTGGGAGGGCCTACTCAGTGCTTTTGATAGAACCATTGCAATCTTTTGGAGAGTTGCATGCACTGTTAGAATAAACCCCTTATGTCTCCCTCCACCTACAATTTTGACGTTGAGTTGTAGCTTGCACGATATGAGCGCAATTAGACTAAGGTGCTTAGTTTGCCGAGGAAGGAGACCGAGGGGGTTGTGATTCCTTTTATTTCTCTTGCTATTCTAAAAGTTGGTGTGTTCTGGACAGCTGGACTCTCCAGAAACTTGCAAAGGTTCTCTCAATGAGCACTCTAGAGCCTTCCAATTTGGAGTTGACTCTAACATTGAAACCAAGCAGCTCCGGTTGAGAACCTCTTGACTGAACAATTATGATAAGTGGCTTATGCATGTTGTTAGTTTGTTGACTAGAAATTTTAAAGGGTCTACAAGTAGTTAAGGATATTAGAATGTCAATATAGGGAAAAGGGTGATAATATTCATTTCAGTTTAATATGACTCCCCAATTAAATACTCATAAATTATGAGGTAGCACATGTAGAGGAGTAAGATAATCCACGGGACTTTTACACGAGCTGAGAATTAATAATAGATGTATCTATGACAGTATTGTTATTGTACGAGAGCACTAACACAGTAATATATTTGTACTAAAATAGTAAGTATGcaataaacaggtaaataaaagagtaagGTCTAGAAATTATTATCCTTCGGTTGAAGCGTCGCGTGCCAACTGTCTTTACAGAATATATtatcgcccacggtgcagaggctctccgacaaaattctcccaagattcgacaaccactcgcgtcgtccgtaggtgcactccaagacgaacatcGCACtccggactcaacctcagatcgctgaACACTAAGCCTCAGAACAAGGAAAACTCTAGGAAAAGAAGGCAACGCACGCAAACACAGAGAGGGAAGGAGGAGAAAGCAAACTGCTCGAGAGCACACGAACGACGAACAGAGGCGCAACATTTATTCACTCTGAAGCACTGTTTCGCCAGCGAACCAAAGCATGCATCGGTCCCCTCACTCACTGGACATAATCAAACCGTGCGTCGCTTCCTCACGCGCGCGGGAtagaaccaaaccaaaccaaagactggcaaaaacaaaccaggccGCCTGAGGCTCGCGAGCTgaggatttgcaccccccccttaGCTGATCTACACATCACCACGCTCGAAAACAGCGGCAGCTCCCATGCCGGATCCTgccgtattttttttttatcaaaaacatTAGATAAATTATTATAAGGCAAGCAGATAAGGAGCTAGAACTAGAGTAAATACCCTTCACTATaaatttaataattcttttaTTTACATGCACTTATTGtgcttttttttttatatgcgCTTCGTTTGTCAATAATCTCAAAACATtaaagtaatattttttaaattatatcacAATTTAGTTCACTATAAATTTAGTAATGATTTTTCCTACATGCCCTTGATGTACCTGAGTCTCAAAACATCAAACTAGTTTTTTTTACATATAACCTTTTATTAATTCACAAGTATCATTTAGGAAAGCAAATATCATTACTCAGCTCAATCATTCatttcattttctttatttagttATAATTTTCATAAATATCTCCATTTAATTCAATtacatatttttatttagtttaattgaatggctttgtttaatttaatgaaatgccttcatttaatttataattttcataataattaaaatattataataaaagTACTTCTACCCAGGGTaaatgttaaaaacatatttaCTAGATCAAATCTAAGATATATGGACCTTCCCCCTGGTTCTATTTATGATAACGGGAAATGAGTTATGGAAAAGGGTGAGACCTATGCACATTGAAATAACTCCAAATCTGCAATTCTTTCCTCTCCGCTTCATCTCATTTAAAAGTGTGCTAACGCATCGAGCACCTTTATGATaaaaagagtattaattagaaaATTGAAGGGGAAAAAAACCCTGCAAAACAGCAGTGTCAAATAAATTAGCCCATAAAATACTAAGAGAATGAAATTATCAACCACACTATTTTGTCTAGTGTTGCCGATGAACATTTCACATCCCTAACAAACTACGAAGAAACCAAATATAATACAGCAAAAAGATGTTAAttgtatgatcaggtaaggtagATTTTTAGTCCTTATTCAAACTAGCCCTAAAAAGATGTAATTTTCAACTCGGACCTAGTCATAATGCAGGAAActgttttcttttttcctttttttttctcatccctGATCATCTGATTCACACTGTTAAATATTTGATGTGAAACTAAATTTTAACCACTCACGAAATAGCAAAAGACCTAAATGGGCCTTGGGATTGAGAATCTTACCTCATTCAAGAAGAGTGTTATATACTGTGGCCAATAGTTTAACTGGTAATAGCGAGATCAACCATTTGAAAAAGATATCATTACCAGGCAAATGGACTTAAATATACCTGTAGCGCCCAGTGGATGTCCAAGAGCAATAGCACCTCCATTAACATTAACCTTTTCAGGATCCAACTTCAGCATTTTACAACAATACACGTATTGCGAAGCAAAAGCCTAGAGAGGAAAGAAACTAAGAGATGGAAGTTTTTTCCTTTAATATTTTACAGCAGATCTCAATAAAATAACTACACTTTATTACCTCATTTATTTCAAAAAGGTCAATTTCATCAAGCTGAATACCAGCAGCCTTAACTGCTGCCGGAATTGCAACAGCAGGACCAATTCCCATCACACCAGGCTCCACTCCAACTGCAGAGAAGCTCCTACTTACACAAATTGCATATAATTCATACAAGATTATATTACAAGGCACTTAAACAAATATAGAATCAAGTGTTTAAAACAATGAAATTGCAGAGGAAATTCAAAAGGCTTAGTAGTATAATATAATGTAGCTTAGTGCATCCAATATGAAGGGGTGAGCATTGATGAGCACATACCACAGAAAGATCTAACAGTTTATGAGAAATAAATAAACATACAAATTGACGGTATAGACAGTGTGGTCTTAAATAGACCTTTGATATATGGAAAGTTATGGACCTTCATCTGCTCAATAGAAATGTAATGAcacaaaaaaaacatttttaactTTCATTGAAACTTTGTACAAAATAGAGAAATAACCTGAATATACCCAGTATCGGTAGTCCTTTTTGCATTGCTAAATCTCTTCTCATGAGGAGGACAGCTCCAGCTCCATCACTCACTTGACTAGCATTGCCTGTGCAGATGCCATATCTGTTATGTGGATGGCAAATGGGATGTAAAGGGATGGACAATGTTCACAAAATTTATGTTAATATTACCAGCAGTGgtgcttccatccttcttgaaagcTGGTTTAAGCTTCGAAAGAACTGACATTGATGTGTCTGGGCGGATTCCATCGTCGACAGAAATTGTGACTTGCTTCTGCTCTCCTGTTTTTGGGTCTACAACCTACATAAGGTAATAATTTGACAGGTAAGTGCAGAATAGCAATAGAATAGAAGAGATACTATATATATTATCATCCTATTGACTTGGGTAaatgaatattttaaatattactaATTGCTAAGATTTAGCAGTGGGTTGAAAATCAAATATTAAATAGCCTTTTTCAAGCTTTAAATACCTTTGTAGTAACAGGTACAATTTCTTCTCTGAATTTACCTGCAGCATTTGCAGCAGAAGCCCGCCTATGAGATTCAACCTAGACAAGGATAAGATAGCATGTTAAAAAAAGACATTTGCAATGTCTTAAAAGGAATAGAAGTATGAATAAACATATAACCCACAGCTGCCTGATCTTGCTCCTGCCTTGTTATTCCATAACGATGTGCAACATTTTCAGATGTAATACCCATTGGAAGTAGACAATCTCGAGCTTGTGCAAACATTTCAACCTGAATCATATGTTGTACTTAATTCATGAGAATATTCAATTATTTCCTTTTTCCAGTTAAGTTCTAGAACTTAATACAAGAAAAGATTTCAAGTCAATACAACATACTCTAGGATTAACAGGTCCAATCCAACCGACACTGTCAACTGTCATTGACTCCAAACCTCCACCAATGCCTACATCGGATATGAAGAACCAATAAATTCATAAcatcaagaaatttttataaCTATCAATTCACTGAAAAATCTACCGATATCATAAAAACCAGCTTTTATACAAGCAGCAACATCAGCAACAGCCTGAAGACCAGATGAGCACTGTCTGTTCACAGTTCTGAGTGGAACAGAGTCTGTTATTCCAGGGTAAAATGTTCAGACAAGATTTTGTTTAATTAAAGCATAAACAATTGCCATAAAAATCTAGTGACCAGGAAATCCAGCATAAAATGCTGCCATTCTGCATTCAATTGCCCTCTGTGATCCTGGGGCCAAGACAGTGCCAACAACAATATCACCAACTTCACTTGGCTTCAGCTGAGTCTTATCCAACAATGCCTATGATTAAAAGTGTAGATATTCCATCATTAATACTCAGAATATTTCTAATGACGCCTAAATTGAGTGTTTTTCTCtctgtttaagttaattaatttcaattttcagCATTTCTACAAGTATCTCACCTTCAGAACTGTTGCGAGTAGGTCTTCAGGGTGTGTATCCTTGAAACCCCCTCTTTTGGACTTGCAAATAGCAGTTCGGCATGCGCTATCATacacaaaaaataataaatgctAAGCATAAGCATGCATAATGGCTATTCCAGCTAAACAAACGTTGACATCTACAAATGCCAAAAGGTTGTGTTGTAATAGAAAATAAATCGATTGCAAAAAATATCACAAAGAACACAAGTTTTATCAAATCTATTGCATCCTTTTAATTTTTGCATATCTATCTTAGCTtatcaaaattatatatcatGAGGTAACTTTACTGTCCAAATATTGAAATCCATTGTTTGTACAATGATGCTTCTAAGTGTTTTGAAGAGATTCTTGGTGGAACAATGCTCATATGTGAATGGATTCAATCATGTTGCCTTGAGGATGGTTTGATGTATTTGACAAACGGTTTAAAAGTTAGATTTTTGTGTGATAAAGATATGTGTGAATCAAATTTGCACAAACTAGGTAGATTGTACTAGAGCTCGTGACTCAAGGAGTTAAAATTGTGTCGGTTGAAGACCTAGAGACAATGCCTTTGGGCAAGTAGTTGAAGACCTAGAATCAAAGCCTTTGAGAAAGTGGTCAAGACTTGGAGGCAACTTCTTTGAGCATGTGAAGACCAAGAGGTTAGAAGTATTTGGACAACGTCATGGAGGATGATATAGAGGTTGTAGGCA from Zingiber officinale cultivar Zhangliang chromosome 4B, Zo_v1.1, whole genome shotgun sequence includes:
- the LOC121975085 gene encoding 3-ketoacyl-CoA thiolase 2, peroxisomal-like isoform X2, which codes for MEHAIERQRILLHHLQPASPSHLPVLSTAVCAAGDNAKYQRSSPNGDDVVIVAACRTAICKSKRGGFKDTHPEDLLATVLKALLDKTQLKPSEVGDIVVGTVLAPGSQRAIECRMAAFYAGFPDSVPLRTVNRQCSSGLQAVADVAACIKAGFYDIGIGGGLESMTVDSVGWIGPVNPRVEMFAQARDCLLPMGITSENVAHRYGITRQEQDQAAVESHRRASAANAAGKFREEIVPVTTKVVDPKTGEQKQVTISVDDGIRPDTSMSVLSKLKPAFKKDGSTTAGNASQVSDGAGAVLLMRRDLAMQKGLPILGIFRSFSAVGVEPGVMGIGPAVAIPAAVKAAGIQLDEIDLFEINEAFASQYVYCCKMLKLDPEKVNVNGGAIALGHPLGATGARCVSTLLNEMKRRGKNCRFGVISMCIGSGMGAAAVFERGDV
- the LOC121975085 gene encoding 3-ketoacyl-CoA thiolase 2, peroxisomal-like isoform X1 yields the protein MEHAIERQRILLHHLQPASPSHLPVLSTAVCAAGDNAKYQRSSPNGDDVVIVAACRTAICKSKRGGFKDTHPEDLLATVLKALLDKTQLKPSEVGDIVVGTVLAPGSQRAIECRMAAFYAGFPDSVPLRTVNRQCSSGLQAVADVAACIKAGFYDIGIGGGLESMTVDSVGWIGPVNPRVEMFAQARDCLLPMGITSENVAHRYGITRQEQDQAAVESHRRASAANAAGKFREEIVPVTTKVVDPKTGEQKQVTISVDDGIRPDTSMSVLSKLKPAFKKDGSTTAGNASQVSDGAGAVLLMRRDLAMQKGLPILGIFRSFSAVGVEPGVMGIGPAVAIPAAVKAAGIQLDEIDLFEINEAFASQYVYCCKMLKLDPEKVNVNGGAIALGHPLGATGARCVSTLLNEMKRRGKNCRFGVISMCIGLTLFHNSFPVIINRTRGKVHIS